In Micropterus dolomieu isolate WLL.071019.BEF.003 ecotype Adirondacks linkage group LG01, ASM2129224v1, whole genome shotgun sequence, the sequence ataataataataaagcattgcacttatatagcgctttatcatatAAACTCAAAGCACTTCAAAGTGAAGTGGTGGGGACTCatctcaaccaccaccaatgcgTAGCAGCCACCCAGGTAACGCACGGCAGCCATTTTGTGCCACAATGCTCAACATACATTAGCTTGAGGCAGGGAGGAAGGGAAACATTCAGCCAATTACACATGGGGACGCTTAGGTGGCCAGATGGAGAAAGCCAGGTCGGGAATTTTGCCATGAAACCGAGGAACCTCCTACTCTTTGCGACAAGTGCTGTGGAATCTTTAATGACCAGAATAAGTCAGGACCTCAATTTAACTCATCAACAGCACAGTGTCCCCATCACTGCACTAGGGCACTGGGATCTTCTTATTAGGACCAGAGAGAAGACTGCCCACTACTGGCTCACCGACacctcttccagcagcaacttAGTTTTCCCAGGAGaactataactaaataaatgtgGCAGAGTATCTGCTTGTGTATATGTAATTTGTACCTCTTGTAGAGGTTTTGGGAGACAAACAGGTTCAGGAGGCTAAGTTGTAGTTTAGTCCTATCATCTTGCTGTTGGAGCAGCCAGGGCAGTTCATCTGCGACACGCCAAGTCACACGGTCCtggctatacacacacacacacacacacacacacacaatgacaatgaGTTGTACTGACAAAAGAATGTGCGTTGTTTTGTATGAGGAGAACAAGACTACTCTTCAGCACCTGAGTTGCTGACTGAAATATTGTATGAGCTTCTCTCTATAAGCAGCAGAGCTGCTTCCTCCATCCAGAAAATCCAACCTCACAGCTTCCCAAGCctgaaagacaaacacacatacagactaaAACTTTCAACGAAACTATCTATTCATAATATATGATATATGATATGATGTACTGTGTGCCAAAGCCCAATTACCTGCAGGTGTTGAAACCTGATGAGCCCACAACGGAGGGTTACAATGCAGAGTCTGTTCAGACGGTAAAGCAGTGAGGTCAGGACAGGCAACTCCACTTCTGGTAAAAGGTCTAGTACCTCTGATTCACTCACTCCATTATGGCTGGCACATACTAGACACAGTATCTAAGgagaaattaaaaaagaaaacacatattCCTAGGCACCATAGAGAAAGAATATACAAGGCCAAATTAAACCAGACAGACCcactgcaaaatatttacaactAATCAAAAGAAAATGCTGTATCATGAGAACACAATATAACATGGTGAATGAAAGGTAGGTTTGCAGAACGCACTTGCCATTAAAATCAATAGTGACGACAAAACTCTGTGTTTAAGTGGAGAcaagttattgttattttgtctgAGTATAGGTCACCTCTCTCATaaagtgtctctctctgtctgtgttgaaggagttcagcatcatcTTGAGTGCCAGGCGGTATAGTGACATGGTGTCTTGACACTGTAGACACTGCTCCAGGCTCTTCTCCAGTGACAAACAGGATATACTGCtgaaatgtaacaaaacatgGCATACAATCCaatgaacaaaatgtaaaagataTGAACCCAGATAAGCCAGGTTTAATGCCATATCCTCTGAAGCAAtttacagagagatttaccaTTACATAAATTCCATTGCAATTAAAAGAGTGTGTTCTTCAAAGGGTCAAACAGGTTTGCAGAAAATGCTTTTCTACAAACTCATTTTGTAGCTCAGCCTGTGATCTGACCATGCTGGATGGGAAGAAAAGAGAGTTTTTCTGTGACATTCAATTTGTTTGGAGTTGTGAAACCAGAGGTGGCTAACCTGATGATCATCCTTGCCAGTAGTGTGACATACAATGCATTGCAGGTCGATGCAGATCGACAGTGCCTTTCCAGCTTCTTCTCCTGAAACAAAGATCCAACATTCAAGGGTGGCAttttcacaaagaaaacaaacatctttTTACACTTTCAAATCTCTATCGTTTTTATAACGGGGTATGGTGAGCTGGTTACTGACCTGATCCTTGCTAAATTTGAGATCCATGCTCTGGCACTCTGCATTTACAACGCTCCTGACCTCTCTGGGACTCAGTGGGTCTAAGTGGAGTGTGGGCCACAACCTAAACAGACACGGTGACTGAATTACAAATGGCATTACTACAAGAGCGTATTTAGGAACATAAACCactgcagggggaaaaaaaatagcattttgaaataatacaaaatataacgTAAACTGACTGGGATCTGTAGAATTCAGGCACTGTGTCTCACCTCCAGGCTTGAGGACATGTCTCTACATTGACAGACACAACCACTCTGACATTGACAGGGAGAGGGTCAATCAGCCACTTCATGTGCCTTTCTGCTTGCTGAAAGAAAGGAGAAATATTATGAAAATCtgtattaaataaagatgaaaaactGAAACTGGACTCAAAGAATACAGAAATTAAGGGTCCCCACAGCCAAAAGCACATGCCTTCATGTGCATATTTTTATACACATCAGTCATGTGCATTTTTATACATGTGCCATCATGTGTATGTTTTCATACACCAAGCAAGAATATAGGGAAGGGCTGTCACATAAAAAGTCACACATAATTCACAGGTTCCTGTTTTCACTGAAGCCCTGTGCATCAGGCCTCCCTATAGTACACAAGGTATAaaagaaccaacaacaaaaagtgtCTATCACTTCTTGTAGAGAAAATTATTCCAAATGTTGAGGCTGagacaaaaatgtacattttatctCTAATGtgagtttaaaaaagaaatggggTGTACTTGTATCTGGTCAATGGAgtcgatgatgatgatgatgtttccTTGATGACGTCCTGATAGTCTTTCAAGCCAGCGGGGGAACTCCTCCAAGATCTTACTGGGCTCCATGGACAGGCCAGAAATGGACCAGAAGTGCTGCAGCAgctacagacagaaaacacattcCCACAGTTATCCAGTAAGAAGAGTCTTCACTATGTCTATGGAAGAGCCAATGAGAGAGACCTCTTACTTTGACTGTGAGGCGTTTGATAATGAGAACTGGCTCTGAACTTGTGGACAGTGGGCGACCAACAAAATGATAAAGGAACAAGGTGTTGGgggactgtttctgctgctgctcgaTCCTGGAAAGGATTAAAGAACAATTACCAAAGTAGACCAACCTTACAAAATATCTTGTTCCACGATGACACCTCATCTTAGACTCACAGCACAATATTAAAACAAGATGTATTTTTTCCAAAGATGCCACTTTGAAAGATAAACATTGGGCATACATACAAAGGGCCCATCAGTGAAGGGACACATTACACTTCAGTTCTCACCATTTGGAGAGCAGCAGAGACTTCCCTGAGCCCGGACCACCAGACACCAGCAGAGGAGGGGTGGGAGGGGGAGCAGCTATCATGTCATTCAAACGATCTATATACTGAGGTGGACATCCGATACAACACAGatttaaagaaattaaagaataaattattAGATTGGAAGACAAAATTAAGAAAGCTAAAAATAAGAGAAGATCTGCCCTACCTTCTGGAAGCCTAACTGGGAGTTTGTAGTGTTACAGGCCTGCTGGTAGGACTCAATCTGCTCCTGCTCATCATGCAGATCCCACAGCACATCTCCAGAGTCTTCCTCACGTCCCTCCTCTATCCCAGAGTCCTTAGAGTCAACATCTCCTCCTTCAAGACCCAGCAACTCCTACACGGTGAGGGTAGAAGTGGAGGTTAAAAAGCTGTCAGGGACAGGAGGCATGAACATAAATCCAAGCAAGCACACAACACTTTAGGCTCTATAAAAAGACAGATGTTGCTGAGGGGCAGTCTGTACCTGTTTGATGACTTTCTCTAGTTGAGCATAAATCAGGTCAGCTCCCTCCTCAGCAGAACCACTGTGATCCACCACCTGGATTAGAGTTCACAACATGTCAGCGCAAGCACTGTGGCGACTAGCAACCAGATAAATACAGAATGTCAACTTAAAAGGCGACGTAGGGGCCATTCTAATGTTTCATATTAAGGTTTGGCCAGTAGGTGGTACCAGGGTGCTGGCATATCTAAATGGGGCTCATCTACTCAGGAGGGCAGGTGCAATTAGACACAGGTGTTGCCAGAGGGAAAAGCCAGCTAGTGTTGGCGGCTGCTgtggctgtttgtttgttgtatattGGAAAACTGTTGATGGAGATGGAATATTGAACCATCATAGATGCTTGCCAGCTGCTGAAGACCATATGTGCAGCAATAAATCATATCTCTCATGACTGAGAAGAAAGCAGAAGTTTAGAGTTCTTTCCCAAACAAAGAGGTCATGGGAAGTACAGCGTGTCAATTACCCTCTATGTAGCCATCTGGTGCTTTAAGGCTAGGCTTAGTGGTTACATACAATTAACACACAACTTCTGCTTTTTGCCTACAGTTAATAGTTTGGTTATACTGCCCAGGTACTGTTGGGATTGACTGAAGTGTGTAAACAAGGGCAATGCAGAGGAGCATCCATACTAAGTGAAACTAATCTGCATAATTAAGGCTATTTATCAAAAAGCACATACACATCCTCATGACTTTAAAGTTCATTTTGAAAAGAACTATTCCCTTCTCTCATGTATTCTGTTTTGCCTTGTTCATTTAATATCTGGCACACACAAACCTTGACTTTAGCGGCCTTGTCTGCAGCATTGATCCTTTCTAGCAGCTGCCTGGTGGGTCCAGTCAAATTGTGATCTTCTTCAGTCCTGAGGAAGAGCACCAGTGGATGGCCATCtggatttttaacaaaagccTCCTCACAGTCCTCTACCACGGAGCTATGCACGTGTGAATATCAGAagaaaaatgttcatttatttatagataaataatataatgtaataaccTTAGAGACGACGATAGGTATGGGACTTACTGTACCTAGTGACAGTAGATTTGagaagaagcacacacacagagctccgTTCAATCTCCTGCTTGCGCTCCACAGCGTATGAGGCAGCATTCTCCTCTGGAAAGCAGACATTCAAGTAGAAATGGCCGAGACCTTCACACATTCTCCGTAACACAGGAGAGTGTTTCTGTAATGAAACACAAAGCAAATTTCCCAGACAAGGATTAATGGCAGTTCTCCACAAAATGCCATTTTAAACCAGGTTAACTCACAACTGTATTCTCAGAGTCTGATATTCATACTAGTTTTGAAGTGACCAATTTACTGAAGGTAGATTAAAGTTAATGTAAGACTAAATGTAGTCTTAAACGAAACCGCTATGAGCATGTTCAGATTCATGTTGTCTGTCAAtagcattatttattattattattattattaatgattgttttgtctattTCAGTGATATCTCAGTGAAGACCAACGAGCAACATCAAAGACAAATATTTCTTTATAAGAGCAAGCAGCTCAGTAATTTTGATGAATAATTATTAACACAAATTTAACTATTCTAGCTTAAGCCTTACAATGGCCCTTCCCTTTTGTTACTGCCATTTCCACGAAACAGCCCCATAGTGCCATAAAACATAATAGTGTCACATTATCCAATCCAATATCCAGAATATTTACAGTTTGATGATTTACAGTGGCCATCTAACCAACCTTAACAAAGATTTCAAGCTCAGTTTTGGTCTCCTGGGTAAAGATTAGGTAGCAGCGCACTGTGTTACTCCATAAGGCCTGGGGCACATGAGGGGAGACCTGAAGCAGACTGGCTACCGCAGCATCCCAGTCATCTGAAACAATCACAAACAGATGACAAAAGTTGCGAGACAAGAGCAAAGATAAGAATCACAATGAGCTTTATTGCCCagtagtattttacatgtatgaggaatttgctttggtgaagTGAATGCATACTTCAAAAGCTCTCCatatacaaacataaatatatgtgCTGGCTGTGgctccttgggcaagatactgaacctgaaggctgtgccatcagtgtatgaatgtgtgtgaataatttgtttctttcaacagttggcaccttgcatgtcagccactgccatcagtgtgtgaatgtgacatttAAAGATGTAAAGTGTAAGACTGGTGCTATGTAAGTACAGCGCATTTACCATAATGTCTCCCTTCTGCCTACAGACTTTTTGAAGTTTACTTACCCCTGCTCACATTTGCAAAGGGTCCCTCCACATCTATCAAACTGTGGGCAAACTCTGGTCCCCGGAAGGTCTGTTGCAACTGCATCATGCTGCCCATAGAAGGTTCACTTCCCAGCACACCACCAGACCAGTACTCGCACtgtgtccctgcagctgaagacatacagtgaaaaaataacaaataaacttCAAGATTTCATTACACATAACAAGAccttatattttgtattataatGGAAAATTAATACTAGAAGAATTAATGGatgaacagaaaaaagaaaagaaaatgtcccAGCACTGTGGATTTCTGTGTCTTACCAGTGACAGTGGTTTGGTTATCATCCGAATCAGAATCATTTAGGTCATAGACCTGAATGCCCTGAGCCTGCAACTGTTGCAATTTGGCCTCTAAATCCCTCTTGGCCCGCAAGAGATCCTgaatctctttttcttttgtctcccGGAAAATCTGGTGGTCAAATAAACAATTGGTTATGTGATGCATTGCAAACATGATTAATATGAATGAATGCTACACAGTAGCAAACGTGGTTGTGGTTTACCTTAAACTGTCGTTTAACTTTGTCCCTGTCATGTTCAAAAGTGGCAGCCCTCTCCATAGCTTGGTACTTTGCCTCAAGagcactctctttttctctaagGATCTTCTGGTAGGTCTTCTGCAGTGCCTGTTGTCACATGGAGAATGATGACGACCATCAAATGAACCATCCACAAACCTTAAATATTGAAGCCATAAGGTTGTGCTATGATAAACTGGTAGTCTCAGGTATCCAGTTAATTCATTACCTGTAGCTCAGCTCTCAGCCTCTTGTTCTCTTCATCCAGCTTGGCCTCCTTCTTTTGCATTGATGAGATCTCGTTATTCTTGCTGACTCGGAAGATTTCATACTCTTTACGGAGTCTTTCATACTCAGCAGCATACTCTAGATCCACAGATCCTGTGGATTTGAAACTGGCCCCAATGACCCGAGGTCCTCTGCGAAAGGAACTGCGCAAGAGTCGGGCTTTGGGCTTGACCTCCACTGGGATCTCACAGGCTTCCCCACCTTCACCCCCATAGCCATCCTCTATAACCTCTCCTGGGCTGACCAAAGAGGATGCGGTGCCCATGGTGGCTTACAAGCCGTACAAAAGTACTCAGCCTTTTCGGGTGCCCATAGCTGCTCCTGTGCGATGACAGACAGGACAGGGGAGCATAGTGGGTCCGTGCGTGAAGGATAACTCCTCTGCAGCTGTTCACATTGTATGATGAAAACGTTTTCCTCTACCTAGGCTGTGCAAGATGATTGTGACTATCAGTTCTTTGCCCTAATGTGGTTTCCCTGTGCTGCATCACAAACGCAAAACAGCTAGTTTAACGTTAGTCGATGTAATTTACAGTTAAGTTACAGCCACGAAGCTATCAACTTTAACGTTACAAAAGCAACAGCTCACACACCACTGTCATTTTTAGAGGAGCGCCTCCAGGAACAAAAAGGTGACCTATCACTAACGCGTTTGCCATTACTAGCTAATTATTCCTTTTTACTCATCAATAACGATTAAGACAGTTGTGACTTGGTTAGCTAACTTAATGTAACATCAAAGAAAAAGCTGTTCAACGCGCTCGTCGCTGGTGTAACGTTAAAGACTATCGGATGGACACAATAAGGTACGTACATGTTTTAGCTTCGAAAGAATTTTGACTAAAACACTCAAGTCTTGGTGAAAACATCTGAAGCTAGGTTGTACAAAACAAGAATAACTCACGGTCCGCTCCCTGCACAGCTTCTTCCTGGCTGCCTTGGTAACAAGTCGATAATACGGGTGCTCGCACAAGTCAAACTGGGTAAAAGACAATTTTTCTTGAAACTACGGTAACTACAGAGCCCATATGGCAGGTATGCAGGTACTGTATTAAgaatcacattttttatttaatttgtgccATCGAATATTCAAATACTATGCTATAATTTCTATGCTATAGAAGCTATAGCAGAAGTTATTGACAAAGGACTATTAGAAAATGTCCCGGTACCTGCCTCATATGGTGTGACACTTAGCTTGTGACATGTGTCAAGCTTTCAAACGCATTATTAGTATATACATTATTTAATGTGTTATAATGACGTCAATTGCCTAGGTTTTATAAGATACGGTAATCTGCATTTTCCTAAAAAACAACCAGTACAAAAAAGTCCTTTATGTAGTTGCAGGGCTGTTATTTGAGTTGTTGAAAGGGAGACCagggatggttgtaacatttttgacatgtCTGCATCTCAGAGCTCTTTTAAGCCAgtgcttttaaaatatgataCAAAGTAGTTACAAGTGTCTGCTATTAAATTGTGTAACTGTTATCTCTGCCACACAGACAGAATGCATGTAATTTATGCAACATTATGTAATAAGGAATATGAGAAAAGAATTATATTAaaaagtgcgtgtgtgtgtgtgtgtgtgtgggtgatcCAAGTATCTTATTTACTGTCAGTCATATTAGTAGTGACATGGTAGTGAACATAATTTAACAATGTGCAAAGGTGCACCAACTGAATATTAGTGTGTTTGTTCTTGTTTGTAACAAATTAATACTAataattacagaaataaataaatgctcaataaataaataagcatccgattaaatgcacaaaaaattaaataaatgtaggtaattaaattatacaaatattattaaatgtatatatcttttttaattagcttctttacttattcacctttgtaataattaccttatttatttattgtctgatataatcttcaactttatttattaattacttcttttttaaatgtatttatttatgtgtgtgttttaatatttttgtctgttttattcttccgttgcattttctaccctatttatttccccaatagtatttatttctgcctctccttttcacatttctctatggggtgaacttctcccctattggtggaccagacagacgggagagctctaggcctactcttcctgcacacatcaacaagcttgcTCCTCACATAGTCAGATGACTTCCTTCAGTGAGCTgagctgtttagcaactctgtttaaagacaaaactatcagccatgtcttccttccctttttgtgtggacgctctgacatagtgttttcagtttgccgcatgcatggacacagaactgcgatATAGAAGCACACAgtcagctagctgcagctaaatctaGAGTGCACTCATATTCAactctgtatggtaaattcagttttaacggagcagagcgagctgacaggcagagttagagactgacatacaacataatttatacagtatgaaaataagattaattggattatactcacaggaagtataaaacctgttacctgtgtctattaaaagtaaaataacacaaaaatgtcagggaaattactt encodes:
- the nphp3 gene encoding nephrocystin-3 isoform X1, translated to MGTASSLVSPGEVIEDGYGGEGGEACEIPVEVKPKARLLRSSFRRGPRVIGASFKSTGSVDLEYAAEYERLRKEYEIFRVSKNNEISSMQKKEAKLDEENKRLRAELQALQKTYQKILREKESALEAKYQAMERAATFEHDRDKVKRQFKIFRETKEKEIQDLLRAKRDLEAKLQQLQAQGIQVYDLNDSDSDDNQTTVTAAGTQCEYWSGGVLGSEPSMGSMMQLQQTFRGPEFAHSLIDVEGPFANVSRDDWDAAVASLLQVSPHVPQALWSNTVRCYLIFTQETKTELEIFVKKHSPVLRRMCEGLGHFYLNVCFPEENAASYAVERKQEIERSSVCVLLLKSTVTSSVVEDCEEAFVKNPDGHPLVLFLRTEEDHNLTGPTRQLLERINAADKAAKVKVVDHSGSAEEGADLIYAQLEKVIKQELLGLEGGDVDSKDSGIEEGREEDSGDVLWDLHDEQEQIESYQQACNTTNSQLGFQKYIDRLNDMIAAPPPTPPLLVSGGPGSGKSLLLSKWIEQQQKQSPNTLFLYHFVGRPLSTSSEPVLIIKRLTVKLLQHFWSISGLSMEPSKILEEFPRWLERLSGRHQGNIIIIIDSIDQIQQAERHMKWLIDPLPVNVRVVVSVNVETCPQAWRLWPTLHLDPLSPREVRSVVNAECQSMDLKFSKDQEKKLERHCRSASTCNALYVTLLARMIISSISCLSLEKSLEQCLQCQDTMSLYRLALKMMLNSFNTDRERHFMREILCLVCASHNGVSESEVLDLLPEVELPVLTSLLYRLNRLCIVTLRCGLIRFQHLQAWEAVRLDFLDGGSSSAAYREKLIQYFSQQLSQDRVTWRVADELPWLLQQQDDRTKLQLSLLNLFVSQNLYKRGHFSELLAYWQYVGKDKSSMATEYFDSLKHYEKSCESEDSMTKLANLYETLGRFLKDLGLPSQAVAPLQRSLEIRETALDPDHPSVARSLHQLAGVYVQWKKYGNAEQLYKQALEISENAYGAEHASVARELESLAMLYQKQNKYEQAEKLRKMSVKIRQKTARQKGHMYGFTLLRRRALQLEELTLGKDSADCAKTLNELGVLYYLQNNLDAAKVFLTRSLEMRQRVLGPDHPDCAQSLNNLAALHTERREYETAEDMYERALDIRKTALSPDHPSLAYTLKHLAMLYKRRGKLEKAVPLYELSLEIREKSFGPKHPSVATALVNLAVIYCQLKKHSDALPLYERALKVYEDSLGRSHPRVGETLKNLAVLSYEEGDFEKAAELYKRAMEIKEAEPSLVCGNAPSRHSSSGDTFSLRGPAPLPHAPR